Genomic window (Pseudomonas sp. MM211):
CTCAGACCTGAGAAGCCCCACCATCGGCAAATAGCTCGATGCCGTTGATATAGCTGGCAGCATCGCTGGCAAGAAACGCCGCCACCGCTGCAATCTCCTCGGGCTCTCCAATGCGTCCAATCGGGCTTCTTTCGTTCAAAAACGCCAGCGCGTCGGCGGCGTTGTCACCAAACATATTACGCAGCGACTCGGTATTGGTTGGCCCTGGGCTAACGATGTTCAGACGGATGCCAGACCCCTTGAGGTCGCTGAGCCAGCTGCGTACCAGGTTGCGCAGCGCTGCCTTGGTCGCGCCATAGATGCTCAAGCCAGGACCCGGATCCATCGACGCGGTTGATCCTACAATCACGACCGAGGAGCCCTTGCCCAGCAACGGCAACGCGCTTTGCAAGGTGAACACCACGCCTTTCACATTCACCGCAAACTGCTGGTCAAATTGTTCTTCAGTGATTTCACCCAGCGCAGCCAGCACACCAAAACCCGCGTTAGCCACCAGTACATCTAGGTGCCCGAAACGCTCGGCGACTTCGCTGAATAGGTAAGCAAGGTCTGCTGGTAGCGAAACGTCCGCCGCAATGGCCACCGCGTCGTTGCCGATAAGCTGAACCGCTTTGTCCAGTGCCTCCTGGCGCCGGCCAACCAGGATTACCTTCAAGCCGTCATCGGACATTTTTTTCGCGATTGCAAAGCCGATTCCGGTAGCGCCACCGGTGATGAGGGCAATTTTTTTCGTGGATACATCAGTCATGGGTATTCCTCGCGCACAGCCGCCCGCAATCGCGCGGCAGGGTTATAAAAGGGATATTTGGAGGGGCGTTACACGGTGCGCTGGCGCATTAAAGGCCAAGCGACCACTGCGGCCATTAGCGCCAGTAAAGCGGCGGCACCAAAAGCCATGGGTAGCCCGGAAGCTATGTTTTCAGGCAGCGAGGCCGCACTGAGCACGGCAGTGATAATGGCGATGCCGAGCGCGCCGCCGATTTGTTGATCCATTTGCAGCAAGCCGGAAACGCTGCCGCTGTGTTCGGCAGGCACTTCATTCATGGTCAGTACCGTGCCAGGGGTAAAAACCAAGGCAATGCCCACACTGTGTACCAGCATCGGCCCGAGAATCCCGCCGAAGTAGGTGCTGTGCTCGCCGATAAACGCAAAACCTAAAAAGCTCAGTGCCACCAGTACACAACCAATCACTTGCAGACGTTCGGCGCTGAAGCGTGTGATCAGCACGGGCATGAAATGGGTGACGGCAAATACGGTGCAGGTGACTGGCAGGTAGGCCAACCCTGCCACCAGCGGGGCAAAGCCGAGTACCGTTTGCAGGTACTGCACCAGAATAAACAGTAGGGAGAAATGCACGCCGACAATCAGTGCCATGATGGCGAGGGCTCGCAACCGAGCACTGTTGCGTAGCAGGTTGAGGTCAAGCAGGGGTTGCTGGACATGGCGCTCTATTTGCCAGAACGAACCGAGCAACAAGGCGGCAGTGAGGAAGGACAGGAGGGTCACAGAAGAGGCCCAGCCCTGCTCAGCAGCATGGATAAAGCCATACACCAGGGCGATGGAGCCGAGGGTGGCTGTTAGCGCGCCGCCGACATCGAAGGTCGAGGGTTGCCGGTCGGTCTCGTCCACCAGGCGCCCGATCAACAGCAGCACTACCGCACCCACAGGGACATTGATAAGCAGCGACCAGCGCCACGACCAGTACTCCGTTAGCCAGCCGCCAAGGATCAAGCCCGCCGAAGCGCCCACGGAAGACACCGCGATAAAGAGCCCGAGGCCTCGATTTCTTTCAGCTTCGTCTCGGGCAATATTGGTGATCAAAGCCAGCACGCTGGGAGCCGCCAGCGCAGCGCCGACACCCTGCAAAACACGCGCGCTTACCAACATATAGGCGTCCTGCGCCAATCCGCCGAGCAACGAGGCGACTACGAACAGCGCAATGCCTAGCTGAAAAGCCCGCACTCGGCCAAACGCATCGCCCAATCGACCTCCCAGTAGTAGCAGCCCTCCAAAGGCCAGGGCGAACGCATTGGGAACCCAGGAGATTGTTGCGGCCGAAAATGCCAGGTCGCCCTGAATGCGCGGCAAGGCCACCATCACAATCAGAAAGTCCATCTGGAGCATCAGCTGCGCAGCGAGGATGACCGTCAGGGCCAGGGCAATTGAGCGGCTTGGTTTAGAGGAAGTCGCAATAGAGGTGACGGGGGTGGCGCTCATGGCAGGTCCTGATAGGAGTCGGACGAGCGCCGCCTGAGTATCGGCGCCGCACCCGTCTCGAAGTTAATATGTAGCGAACACTACATAGACCTGGGCGGATACGCAACGCTTTTAGTGGTTGCTAAATAAAATTATGGTTTTCCTCGCTTGTTTGCACCTTTATGTAGCGGTCGCTATAGTTAGCGCGCCAACTGCCCGAGGTTTTCATGAACGACAAAGCCCGCCTGCGCCGCCCCGCCTTTGACCGCGAAGGCGGTGTGGCGATTGCCCAGACGCTGTTTCACCAGCGCGGTTATGACGCGGTGAGCCTGTCGGATTTAACCGACGCTCTGGATATCAAACCGCCAAGTTTTTACGCTGCTTACGGCAGCAAAGCCGAACTATTCGAGCGCGCGATGCTTCGGTATGCCGGCGAAAATGCCTTACCGCTAGACACCTTGTTGGCGCCAGAGCGTCCGCCGGCAGAGGCGCTTACAGCGCTGTTGGTGACTGCCGCCAAACAATACAGCCGCCACAGCAAGTTACGCGGCTGCATGATCACGGAAGGTACTCGGGCTGATGACCCAGTCGCACGAAAGATGGCTGATGACCTAACGAAGGGCGGCCTTCAAGCGATTCGTAGATACCTGGATGGTGTAAAGCCCGAGGCAGCTCAGGCGCTGTCGGATTATATCGCGGTGACTTTGCGCGGATTGTCCGCGGCATCGTGTGTCGGCCTCTCGCGGAACCGTCTAATCGAGGTCGCCATCATGGCTGGCCGGTTTCTTAGTCACGAGTTTCGAATGCAAAGCTAGCGCCACTGGTTGCGTGAACTTATCTCGCGCATCCACGCCAATCGTCGCTTTTGGGCGATCGCTGTCGATGCACGAAGAGCTGTGATCGGCCAATAGCGCACATGTCGGGAATGGTTTTTACAAATCAGTAGTCCATGTGCCGGGAATGCTCTCAGCAAACCCAGTGCCAAACACCTGTGCCGGCGTCGCAAAGCCCTGTCTGACCTCACCGCCCAATACCCTGCGCGCCGCCTCTACTGCGGCCAGAGGCGTATAGGAATAGCC
Coding sequences:
- a CDS encoding TetR/AcrR family transcriptional regulator, translated to MNDKARLRRPAFDREGGVAIAQTLFHQRGYDAVSLSDLTDALDIKPPSFYAAYGSKAELFERAMLRYAGENALPLDTLLAPERPPAEALTALLVTAAKQYSRHSKLRGCMITEGTRADDPVARKMADDLTKGGLQAIRRYLDGVKPEAAQALSDYIAVTLRGLSAASCVGLSRNRLIEVAIMAGRFLSHEFRMQS
- a CDS encoding SDR family NAD(P)-dependent oxidoreductase, with product MTDVSTKKIALITGGATGIGFAIAKKMSDDGLKVILVGRRQEALDKAVQLIGNDAVAIAADVSLPADLAYLFSEVAERFGHLDVLVANAGFGVLAALGEITEEQFDQQFAVNVKGVVFTLQSALPLLGKGSSVVIVGSTASMDPGPGLSIYGATKAALRNLVRSWLSDLKGSGIRLNIVSPGPTNTESLRNMFGDNAADALAFLNERSPIGRIGEPEEIAAVAAFLASDAASYINGIELFADGGASQV
- a CDS encoding MFS transporter; its protein translation is MSATPVTSIATSSKPSRSIALALTVILAAQLMLQMDFLIVMVALPRIQGDLAFSAATISWVPNAFALAFGGLLLLGGRLGDAFGRVRAFQLGIALFVVASLLGGLAQDAYMLVSARVLQGVGAALAAPSVLALITNIARDEAERNRGLGLFIAVSSVGASAGLILGGWLTEYWSWRWSLLINVPVGAVVLLLIGRLVDETDRQPSTFDVGGALTATLGSIALVYGFIHAAEQGWASSVTLLSFLTAALLLGSFWQIERHVQQPLLDLNLLRNSARLRALAIMALIVGVHFSLLFILVQYLQTVLGFAPLVAGLAYLPVTCTVFAVTHFMPVLITRFSAERLQVIGCVLVALSFLGFAFIGEHSTYFGGILGPMLVHSVGIALVFTPGTVLTMNEVPAEHSGSVSGLLQMDQQIGGALGIAIITAVLSAASLPENIASGLPMAFGAAALLALMAAVVAWPLMRQRTV